Proteins found in one Sulfurovum xiamenensis genomic segment:
- a CDS encoding VWA domain-containing protein: MTLLYPSFLWFLIPLTILLWSGSRKLVQMVHLIILMLIVLSLARPVQEEALQEASIEAKDIIIALDVSYSMKATDIIPTRYDFAKETIASLLEENPSDNIMLIAFTTNPLLLSPPTTDHALINIALKNLNPEFILTKGTSLEKLFKKLAAMKMGHKNLILITDGGEEEDLETLTTILQTSDISLTILALGTTQGTTIQNKDGSLLKDKDDNLVISRVNPLLESLSSSVSGTYLTASNTPKATAEKINDALTESENEAQRIEKMQRHYLELYQLPLGLALLLFLMVHTRAVKYLLILFTLLGVQAEASMLDNYHLNRAYKNYKASDLNETKKQIQQIKLRSLQSQMLLANVYYKQGAFKKAIQTYKSIRSTSPKIKQQLYYNIGNAYAMQEAYDKAKVYYTKVLQLGEDPDAAHNLRLVALLSDQKSADLGIAHPKSQDSSSSKSELQEDDDKESNSEDEPSSGSGGGGESQTKKEQEKNKLLDAGKQEQHPLGSKVYELINKGYIRETQPW, translated from the coding sequence ATGACACTGCTTTATCCAAGCTTTTTATGGTTTCTGATCCCCTTGACTATACTCTTATGGAGCGGTTCACGCAAGCTGGTACAGATGGTACATCTCATCATCCTTATGCTTATCGTGCTCTCACTTGCACGCCCTGTCCAAGAAGAGGCCCTCCAGGAAGCAAGTATAGAAGCCAAGGACATTATCATTGCCCTGGATGTCTCATACTCCATGAAAGCTACGGACATCATTCCAACACGTTATGACTTTGCCAAAGAGACCATTGCTTCCCTTCTGGAGGAAAATCCGAGTGACAATATCATGCTCATTGCCTTTACAACGAACCCTTTACTGCTCTCTCCTCCTACCACGGATCATGCACTGATCAACATTGCTCTTAAAAATCTCAATCCAGAGTTCATCCTTACCAAGGGAACCTCTCTTGAAAAACTCTTTAAGAAACTTGCTGCCATGAAAATGGGTCATAAAAACCTTATACTTATCACCGATGGGGGAGAAGAAGAGGATCTTGAAACCCTGACAACAATACTGCAAACTTCGGATATCTCTTTAACGATTTTAGCATTGGGAACCACACAGGGAACCACCATCCAAAACAAGGACGGGAGCCTGCTCAAAGACAAAGATGACAACCTTGTCATTTCACGTGTCAACCCTCTTTTGGAATCACTCTCTTCCTCTGTCTCAGGTACTTACTTGACTGCCTCAAATACACCCAAAGCAACCGCAGAGAAGATCAATGATGCATTAACGGAGAGCGAGAATGAAGCACAACGTATAGAAAAGATGCAACGCCATTACCTCGAGCTCTATCAACTGCCTTTGGGACTGGCTCTTCTCTTGTTCCTTATGGTACATACACGTGCTGTCAAATACTTGCTCATACTCTTTACCCTTCTAGGGGTACAGGCTGAAGCTTCTATGCTTGACAACTACCATCTTAACCGTGCTTACAAAAACTACAAAGCCTCTGATCTTAATGAGACAAAAAAACAGATACAGCAGATAAAGCTCCGTTCTTTGCAGAGTCAAATGCTACTGGCAAATGTCTACTACAAACAGGGTGCTTTTAAAAAAGCGATCCAAACCTACAAATCTATCCGTTCTACTTCTCCAAAGATAAAGCAACAGCTCTATTACAACATTGGCAATGCCTATGCGATGCAAGAAGCATATGATAAAGCCAAAGTGTACTATACTAAAGTCTTACAGTTAGGTGAAGATCCAGATGCCGCACATAATCTACGTCTGGTAGCACTCCTTAGTGACCAAAAGAGTGCAGACCTTGGTATCGCCCACCCTAAATCACAAGACTCCTCTTCAAGTAAAAGTGAATTACAAGAAGATGATGATAAAGAGTCAAACAGTGAAGATGAACCCAGTTCAGGAAGCGGTGGAGGCGGAGAGAGCCAAACAAAAAAAGAGCAGGAGAAGAACAAGCTTTTAGATGCAGGAAAGCAAGAGCAGCACCCCCTGGGCTCTAAAGTCTATGAACTTATCAATAAAGGATATATACGTGAAACACAACCTTGGTAA
- a CDS encoding vWA domain-containing protein, with protein MHFTFGSPYLLALLLLLPCFLWCKQYSKPYYFPKLAWVTRQSPLLSWEPWLKMALFTLMVFALAKPFVYDASSDQHKKGRDLVLAIDASGSMAQSGFHVKDRFKTKYEITTELSKDFIAKRFDDNMGVVVFGTFAYTASPLTYDLESLSYLLEMTNVGLAGESTALGDAIMQSIRTLSYGEAQNKVIILLTDGYHNAGQSSPKEAVSKAKELGIKIYTIGIGKKSDYDVSLLETIAKQSGAKSYAASSAEALSKVYDEINALEPSAIRSENYLNQRVLILYPLVLVFILLLLWVLGTRRSEK; from the coding sequence ATGCATTTTACATTCGGTTCACCTTATCTATTGGCGCTACTGTTACTCTTACCCTGTTTCCTTTGGTGTAAACAGTATAGTAAACCCTACTATTTCCCCAAGTTGGCATGGGTGACGCGACAGAGTCCTCTTTTGAGCTGGGAGCCATGGCTGAAAATGGCCCTGTTCACACTGATGGTCTTTGCCCTTGCAAAACCTTTTGTCTATGATGCGAGCTCGGATCAGCACAAAAAAGGACGGGACCTCGTCCTGGCTATTGATGCAAGCGGTTCTATGGCACAGAGCGGATTCCATGTGAAAGACCGATTTAAAACCAAATATGAAATCACCACCGAACTCTCCAAAGACTTCATAGCAAAACGCTTTGATGACAATATGGGGGTGGTTGTCTTTGGTACCTTCGCTTATACCGCTTCTCCTCTGACCTACGACCTTGAATCACTCTCGTATCTGCTTGAGATGACCAATGTCGGACTTGCGGGAGAGAGTACGGCCCTGGGTGATGCTATCATGCAGTCCATCCGTACCCTTTCTTATGGTGAGGCACAAAACAAAGTGATCATCCTGCTTACAGACGGATATCACAATGCAGGTCAAAGCTCGCCTAAAGAAGCCGTAAGTAAAGCCAAAGAGTTAGGCATCAAGATCTATACCATAGGAATAGGGAAAAAATCTGATTATGATGTCTCTTTGCTTGAAACCATCGCTAAACAAAGTGGAGCTAAGAGTTATGCCGCCTCTTCTGCAGAAGCCCTTTCCAAGGTCTACGACGAGATCAATGCCCTGGAACCAAGTGCGATAAGAAGTGAAAACTACCTCAACCAAAGAGTGCTCATACTCTACCCTCTGGTACTGGTGTTCATTCTGCTTTTACTCTGGGTACTTGGCACTAGAAGGAGTGAGAAATGA